One Hippocampus zosterae strain Florida chromosome 21, ASM2543408v3, whole genome shotgun sequence genomic region harbors:
- the rpl18a gene encoding 60S ribosomal protein L18a, with protein MKASGTLREYKVIGRLLPSPKNPTPPLYRMRIFAPNHVVAKSRFWYFVSQLRKMKKASGETVYCGLVHEKTPLKVKNFGIWLRYDSRSGTHNMYREYRDLTTSGAVTQCYRDMGARHRARAHSIQIMKVQVIAANKCRRPAIKQFHDSKIKFPLPHRVLRRQHKPRFTTKRPKTFF; from the exons ATGAAGGCGTCCGGCACT CTGCGAGAGTACAAGGTGATCGGGCGGCTGCTGCCGTCACCCAAGAACCCGACCCCGCCCCTGTACCGGATGCGCATCTTTGCCCCCAACCACGTGGTGGCCAAGTCCCGCTTCTGGTACTTTGTGTCCCAACTCAGGAAGATGAAGAAGGCGTCCGGCGAGACCGTCTACTGCGGACTG GTCCACGAGAAGACGCCCCTGAAGGTGAAGAACTTTGGCATCTGGCTGCGCTACGACTCGCGCAGCGGCACGCACAACATGTACCGCGAATACCGGGACCTCACCACCTCCGGAGCCGTCACCCAGTGCT ACCGCGACATGGGCGCCCGGCACCGCGCCCGCGCCCACTCCATTCAGATCATGAAGGTCCAGGTGATCGCCGCCAACAAGTGTCGCAGGCCTGCCATCAAGCAGTTCCAC GACTCCAAGATCAAGTTCCCGCTGCCTCATCGGGTCCTGCGCCGCCAGCACAAACCCCGCTTCACCACCAAGAGACCAAAAACCTTCTTCTAA
- the xpot gene encoding exportin-T isoform X1 translates to MDEQALLGLDPGADPPYRQRAMAYFEQLKESRDAWEVCAQALAKGLYSDDHVKFFCFQVMEHQVKFRHGGLSGGQRQLIRETLMKWLQFQVLSAQPEKIFVRNKAAQVLALTFVAEYPALWPDFFFDMLTLVGLDPRGVDIYLRTLMAIDGEVVDRDTLHAPEVARRNTLIKDAMREQCVPSLVESWFQILHAYQRSHPELTCQCLEVVGAYVSWIDLGLIANQRFVDLLLSHMAVEELREEACDCLLEMVNKGMDPVEKTKLVESLAQVLQSAGFFYVEQQEEDVDFLAKFSRLVNGMGQSLVLSWTKLAKAGSADDAGAALRALEAKVALALRLLVHPDDDISANVVAFCYEYLHVLKQLPELSDGQKSNMEAIMLAVVKKLTYDDEYNFDNEGEDEAMFVEYRKQLKMLLDRLAQVSPELVLESVRRVFTDTMSKWQSASFMEVEVAVRLLYMLGEALPASHGAHFSGDGVKSGALRDMMTTLVSCGVSDYRHASVSLEFFETVVRYDKFFVVEPQHIPNVLMAFLDRRGLRHDSPKVRSRVAYLFSRFVKTLHKHMTAFIEDILTRIQDLLELAPPDKAFVAPLTSDDQLFMFEAAGVLIVSGESPPETKRALMRALLAPLMDAFRLLLEQLPLETDEETRAALADCLGHAVSFVSRTSKAFSNKQTVRQCGCSEVYRDCLRAFLPALSCPVRRGALRGCVRSFLHRMIICMEEEVLPFVPAASEHMLKDCEAKDLQEFIPLISQIATKFKRQVSPLLQQVFMPLALAIFEVLARPADADDQAAALERQMLRRSYFSLVHTLAGSGLSEVLAGQGPENVERVVFTVIQGAVDFPDPVAQKTCFAVLGRLVELWGGKAGMTGFGDFTYKHIVPACFLAPLKPTFDLSDAQTVLTLSEVAATLKTIYAQQGPELLEFLQRDYLPSLHLCPDVAQELCHVLQQPDAKVLKTYLKVFFQRARL, encoded by the exons ATGGACGAGCAGGCCCTGCTGGGACTCGACCCCGGCGCCGACCCCCCCTACCGCCAGAGG GCCATGGCGTACTTTGAGCAGCTCAAGGAGTCGCGCGACGCCTGGGAGGTGTGCGCGCAGGCCCTCGCGAAAGGACTCTACAG TGACGACCACGTTAAGTTCTTCTGCTTCCAAGTTATGGAGCATCAGGTGAAGTTCAG ACACGGCGGGCTGAGCGGCGGCCAGCGGCAGCTCATCCGAGAGACGCTGATGAAGTGGCTGCAGTTTCAG GTGCTGAGCGCGCAGCCCGAGAAAATCTTTGTGCGCAACAAAGCGGCGCAGGTGCTGGCGCTGACCTTTGTGGCCGAGTACCCGGCGCTGTGGCCCGACTTCTTCTTTGACATGCTGACGCTGGTTGGCCTGGACCCCCGCGGCGTCGACATCTACTTGCGCACGCTCATGGCCATCGACGGCGAGGTGGTCGACAGGGACACGCTGCACGCGCCCGAG GTGGCGCGCCGGAACACCTTGATCAAGGACGCCATGCGGGAGCAGTGCGTGCCCAGCCTGGTGGAGTCCTGGTTCCAGATCCTGCACGCGTACCAGCGGAGCCACCCCGAGCTCACCTGCCAGTGCCTGGAGGTGGTGGGCGCCTACGTGTCCTGGATCGACCTGGGCCTCATCGCCAACCAACG GTTCGTGGACCTTCTGCTCAGCCACATGGCCGTGGAGGAGCTGCGCGAGGAGGCCTGCGACTGCCTGCTGGAGATGGTCAACAAGGGCATGGACCCCGTGGAGAAAACCAAGCTGGTGGAGTCGCTGGCCCAGGTCCTGCAGTCGGCCGGCTTCTTCTACGTCGAGCAG CAGGAGGAGGACGTGGACTTCTTGGCCAAGTTCTCTCGTCTGGTCAACGGGATGGGCCAGAGTCTGGTCCTGAGCTGGACCAAGCTGGCCAAGGCGGGCAGCGCCGACGACGCCGGCGCCGCGCTGCGCGCCCTGGAGGCCAAGGTGGCGCTGGCGCTGCGCCTGCTGGTGCATCCTGACGACGACATCTCGGCCAACGTGGTGGCCTTCTGCTACGAGTACCTGCACGTGCTCAAACAG CTGCCTGAGCTGAGCGATGGCCAGAAGAGCAACAtggag GCCATCATGCTGGCCGTGGTCAAGAAGTTGACGTACGACGACGAGTACAACTTTGACAACGAG GGCGAGGACGAGGCCATGTTTGTGGAGTACAGGAAGCAGCTGAAGATGCTCCTGGATCGCCTGGCGCAGGTCTCCCCCGAGCTGGTCCTGGAGTCCGTCCGCCGAGTCTTCACCGACACCATGAG CAAGTGGCAGAGCGCGTCTTTCATGGAGGTGGAGGTGGCCGTCCGGCTGCTGTACATGCTGGGAGAAGCTCTGCCCGCCTCGCACGGGGCGCACTTCTCGGGAGACGGCGTCAAGAGCGGAGCGCTGCGGGACATGATGACCACG TTGGTGTCGTGCGGCGTGAGCGACTACCGGCACGCCTCGGTGTCCCTGGAGTTCTTTGAGACGGTCGTCCGCTACGACAAGTTCTTCGTCGTGGAGCCGCAGCACATCCCCAACGTTTTG ATGGCTTTTCTGGACCGGCGAGGGCTGAGGCACGACAGCCCCAAAGTCCGCAGTCGGGTGGCCTACCTCTTCTCGCGTTTCGTCAAAACCCTCCA CAAGCACATGACGGCGTTCATCGAGGACATCCTGACCCGGATCCAGGACCTCCTGGAGCTGGCTCCTCCC GACAAGGCCTTCGTGGCGCCGCTGACCAGCGACGACCAGCTGTTCATGTTCGAGGCGGCGGGCGTGCTGATCGTGAGCGGCGAGAGTCCGCCGGAGACCAAGCGGGCGCTGATGCGGGCCCTGCTGGCGCCGCTCATGGACGCCTTCCGCCTTCTGCTGGAGCAACTTCCCCTGGAGACGGACGAGGAGACGCGGGCGGCGCTGGCCGACTGCCTGGGCCACGCCGTGAGCTTCGTCAG CCGCACCAGCAAGGCCTTCAGCAACAAGCAGACGGTGAGGCAGTGCGGCTGCAGCGAAGTCTACCGGGACTGCCTGCGCGCCTTCCTGCCGGCGCTGAGCTGCCCCGTGCGGCGGGGGGCGCTGCGCGGCTGCGTGCGCTCCTTCCTGCACCGCATGATCATCTGCatggaggaggaggtgctgcCCTTCGTCCCCGCCGCCTCCGAGCACATGCTGAAGGACTGCGAGGCCAAAGACCTGCAGGAGTTCATCCCGCTCATCAGCCAGATCGCCACCAAGTTCAAG CGGCAGGTGTCCCCCTTGCTCCAGCAGGTGTTCATGCCGCTGGCGCTGGCCATCTTCGAGGTGCTGGCGCGCCCCGCCGACGCCGACGACCAGGCGGCCGCCTTGGAGAGGCAGATGCTGCGCAGGAGCTACTTCTCCTTGGTCCACACGCTCGCCGGCAGCGGCCTGAGCGAGGTCCTGGCCGGCCAGG GGCCGGAGAACGTGGAGCGGGTGGTCTTCACCGTCATCCAGGGAGCCGTGGACTTCCCCGACCCCGTCGCGCAGAAAACCTGCTTCGCCGTGCTCGGCAGGCTCGTCGAGCTTTGGG GGGGCAAGGCGGGCATGACGGGCTTCGGCGACTTCACGTACAAACACATCGTTCCCGCCTGCTTCCTGGCTCCTCTTAAGCCGACCTTTGACCTCTCCGACGCTCAGACCGTGCTG ACGTTGTCCGAGGTGGCCGCCACGCTCAAGACCATCTATGCGCAGCAG GGTCCGGAGCTGTTGGAGTTCCTGCAGCGAGACTACCTTCCGTCGCTTCACTTGTGCCCGGACGTGGCGCAG GAGCTTTGTCACGTCCTGCAGCAGCCCGATGCCAAAGTCCTCAAGACCTACTTGAAG GTGTTCTTCCAGCGAGCCAGGCTGTAG
- the xpot gene encoding exportin-T isoform X2 — translation MDEQALLGLDPGADPPYRQRAMAYFEQLKESRDAWEVCAQALAKGLYSDDHVKFFCFQVMEHQVKFRHGGLSGGQRQLIRETLMKWLQFQVLSAQPEKIFVRNKAAQVLALTFVAEYPALWPDFFFDMLTLVGLDPRGVDIYLRTLMAIDGEVVDRDTLHAPEVARRNTLIKDAMREQCVPSLVESWFQILHAYQRSHPELTCQCLEVVGAYVSWIDLGLIANQRFVDLLLSHMAVEELREEACDCLLEMVNKGMDPVEKTKLVESLAQVLQSAGFFYVEQEEDVDFLAKFSRLVNGMGQSLVLSWTKLAKAGSADDAGAALRALEAKVALALRLLVHPDDDISANVVAFCYEYLHVLKQLPELSDGQKSNMEAIMLAVVKKLTYDDEYNFDNEGEDEAMFVEYRKQLKMLLDRLAQVSPELVLESVRRVFTDTMSKWQSASFMEVEVAVRLLYMLGEALPASHGAHFSGDGVKSGALRDMMTTLVSCGVSDYRHASVSLEFFETVVRYDKFFVVEPQHIPNVLMAFLDRRGLRHDSPKVRSRVAYLFSRFVKTLHKHMTAFIEDILTRIQDLLELAPPDKAFVAPLTSDDQLFMFEAAGVLIVSGESPPETKRALMRALLAPLMDAFRLLLEQLPLETDEETRAALADCLGHAVSFVSRTSKAFSNKQTVRQCGCSEVYRDCLRAFLPALSCPVRRGALRGCVRSFLHRMIICMEEEVLPFVPAASEHMLKDCEAKDLQEFIPLISQIATKFKRQVSPLLQQVFMPLALAIFEVLARPADADDQAAALERQMLRRSYFSLVHTLAGSGLSEVLAGQGPENVERVVFTVIQGAVDFPDPVAQKTCFAVLGRLVELWGGKAGMTGFGDFTYKHIVPACFLAPLKPTFDLSDAQTVLTLSEVAATLKTIYAQQGPELLEFLQRDYLPSLHLCPDVAQELCHVLQQPDAKVLKTYLKVFFQRARL, via the exons ATGGACGAGCAGGCCCTGCTGGGACTCGACCCCGGCGCCGACCCCCCCTACCGCCAGAGG GCCATGGCGTACTTTGAGCAGCTCAAGGAGTCGCGCGACGCCTGGGAGGTGTGCGCGCAGGCCCTCGCGAAAGGACTCTACAG TGACGACCACGTTAAGTTCTTCTGCTTCCAAGTTATGGAGCATCAGGTGAAGTTCAG ACACGGCGGGCTGAGCGGCGGCCAGCGGCAGCTCATCCGAGAGACGCTGATGAAGTGGCTGCAGTTTCAG GTGCTGAGCGCGCAGCCCGAGAAAATCTTTGTGCGCAACAAAGCGGCGCAGGTGCTGGCGCTGACCTTTGTGGCCGAGTACCCGGCGCTGTGGCCCGACTTCTTCTTTGACATGCTGACGCTGGTTGGCCTGGACCCCCGCGGCGTCGACATCTACTTGCGCACGCTCATGGCCATCGACGGCGAGGTGGTCGACAGGGACACGCTGCACGCGCCCGAG GTGGCGCGCCGGAACACCTTGATCAAGGACGCCATGCGGGAGCAGTGCGTGCCCAGCCTGGTGGAGTCCTGGTTCCAGATCCTGCACGCGTACCAGCGGAGCCACCCCGAGCTCACCTGCCAGTGCCTGGAGGTGGTGGGCGCCTACGTGTCCTGGATCGACCTGGGCCTCATCGCCAACCAACG GTTCGTGGACCTTCTGCTCAGCCACATGGCCGTGGAGGAGCTGCGCGAGGAGGCCTGCGACTGCCTGCTGGAGATGGTCAACAAGGGCATGGACCCCGTGGAGAAAACCAAGCTGGTGGAGTCGCTGGCCCAGGTCCTGCAGTCGGCCGGCTTCTTCTACGTCGAGCAG GAGGAGGACGTGGACTTCTTGGCCAAGTTCTCTCGTCTGGTCAACGGGATGGGCCAGAGTCTGGTCCTGAGCTGGACCAAGCTGGCCAAGGCGGGCAGCGCCGACGACGCCGGCGCCGCGCTGCGCGCCCTGGAGGCCAAGGTGGCGCTGGCGCTGCGCCTGCTGGTGCATCCTGACGACGACATCTCGGCCAACGTGGTGGCCTTCTGCTACGAGTACCTGCACGTGCTCAAACAG CTGCCTGAGCTGAGCGATGGCCAGAAGAGCAACAtggag GCCATCATGCTGGCCGTGGTCAAGAAGTTGACGTACGACGACGAGTACAACTTTGACAACGAG GGCGAGGACGAGGCCATGTTTGTGGAGTACAGGAAGCAGCTGAAGATGCTCCTGGATCGCCTGGCGCAGGTCTCCCCCGAGCTGGTCCTGGAGTCCGTCCGCCGAGTCTTCACCGACACCATGAG CAAGTGGCAGAGCGCGTCTTTCATGGAGGTGGAGGTGGCCGTCCGGCTGCTGTACATGCTGGGAGAAGCTCTGCCCGCCTCGCACGGGGCGCACTTCTCGGGAGACGGCGTCAAGAGCGGAGCGCTGCGGGACATGATGACCACG TTGGTGTCGTGCGGCGTGAGCGACTACCGGCACGCCTCGGTGTCCCTGGAGTTCTTTGAGACGGTCGTCCGCTACGACAAGTTCTTCGTCGTGGAGCCGCAGCACATCCCCAACGTTTTG ATGGCTTTTCTGGACCGGCGAGGGCTGAGGCACGACAGCCCCAAAGTCCGCAGTCGGGTGGCCTACCTCTTCTCGCGTTTCGTCAAAACCCTCCA CAAGCACATGACGGCGTTCATCGAGGACATCCTGACCCGGATCCAGGACCTCCTGGAGCTGGCTCCTCCC GACAAGGCCTTCGTGGCGCCGCTGACCAGCGACGACCAGCTGTTCATGTTCGAGGCGGCGGGCGTGCTGATCGTGAGCGGCGAGAGTCCGCCGGAGACCAAGCGGGCGCTGATGCGGGCCCTGCTGGCGCCGCTCATGGACGCCTTCCGCCTTCTGCTGGAGCAACTTCCCCTGGAGACGGACGAGGAGACGCGGGCGGCGCTGGCCGACTGCCTGGGCCACGCCGTGAGCTTCGTCAG CCGCACCAGCAAGGCCTTCAGCAACAAGCAGACGGTGAGGCAGTGCGGCTGCAGCGAAGTCTACCGGGACTGCCTGCGCGCCTTCCTGCCGGCGCTGAGCTGCCCCGTGCGGCGGGGGGCGCTGCGCGGCTGCGTGCGCTCCTTCCTGCACCGCATGATCATCTGCatggaggaggaggtgctgcCCTTCGTCCCCGCCGCCTCCGAGCACATGCTGAAGGACTGCGAGGCCAAAGACCTGCAGGAGTTCATCCCGCTCATCAGCCAGATCGCCACCAAGTTCAAG CGGCAGGTGTCCCCCTTGCTCCAGCAGGTGTTCATGCCGCTGGCGCTGGCCATCTTCGAGGTGCTGGCGCGCCCCGCCGACGCCGACGACCAGGCGGCCGCCTTGGAGAGGCAGATGCTGCGCAGGAGCTACTTCTCCTTGGTCCACACGCTCGCCGGCAGCGGCCTGAGCGAGGTCCTGGCCGGCCAGG GGCCGGAGAACGTGGAGCGGGTGGTCTTCACCGTCATCCAGGGAGCCGTGGACTTCCCCGACCCCGTCGCGCAGAAAACCTGCTTCGCCGTGCTCGGCAGGCTCGTCGAGCTTTGGG GGGGCAAGGCGGGCATGACGGGCTTCGGCGACTTCACGTACAAACACATCGTTCCCGCCTGCTTCCTGGCTCCTCTTAAGCCGACCTTTGACCTCTCCGACGCTCAGACCGTGCTG ACGTTGTCCGAGGTGGCCGCCACGCTCAAGACCATCTATGCGCAGCAG GGTCCGGAGCTGTTGGAGTTCCTGCAGCGAGACTACCTTCCGTCGCTTCACTTGTGCCCGGACGTGGCGCAG GAGCTTTGTCACGTCCTGCAGCAGCCCGATGCCAAAGTCCTCAAGACCTACTTGAAG GTGTTCTTCCAGCGAGCCAGGCTGTAG